In Fusarium oxysporum Fo47 chromosome XII, complete sequence, one DNA window encodes the following:
- a CDS encoding amino acid permease/ SLC12A domain-containing protein produces the protein MSEIHPKQEALEAQDTTPRYDEKQGTTEPIEDGPKQSWALRNGLTPGSFAPHDDYAKGTAELQREMKPRHLNMIAIGGSIGAGFFVGSGSALQTGGPGSLTIGFLIMGVMIFNVVYALGELAVMYPVSGGFYTYANRFVDPSWGFAMGWNYVMQWAFVLPLELTVCGTVIQYWAPHTSVAIWVSVFLAVIILVNIFGTLGYAEEEFWAALLKLSATVIFMIVAVILVCGGGPSDGQYSTYQGAKLWYDPGAFQHGFRGFCGVFVTAAFSFSGTELVGLAAAEAKNPAKALPGAIKQVFWRITLFYVVGLLLVGFLVNSQDPRLLNASNNEPSASPFVIAAANAHLKGYDSFMNVIILVSVLSIGVSCVYGGSRTLVALAQQGYAPRFFSFIDKSGRPLPAVVSIIAIGALGYISVSGDGNTVFVWLQALSGLAALFTWGSICLCHIRFRQAWKYHGHTLDEIPFKHVFGVWGSWLGLVLIVIVLIAQFYTAMTNIDGSLGTAEGFFQSYLALPVVILFYAVGYIWKREGWRKVSEIDLDTGRREHDWDTINAYREQLANGPAWRRLWHHLF, from the exons ATGTCGGAAATCCATCCTAAACAAGAAGCCCTCGAGGCTCAGGATACAACACCGCGATATGATGAGAAGCAGGGCACCACTGAGCCCATTGAGGATGGACCCAAGCAGTCGTGGGCGCTGCGCAATGGGCTTACTCCCGGCTCATTCGCTCCCCATGATGATTACGCAAAAGGAACCGCTGAGTTGCAGCGTGAGATGAAGCCTCGTCATCTTAACATGATCGCCATTGGTGGCAG TATTGGTGCTGGTTTCTTCGTCGGTAGCGGTTCTGCTCTGCAAACTGGTGGCCCTGGTTCATTGACTATTGGTTTCTTGATCATGGGTGTCATGATCTTCAACGTCGTCTATGCTCTTGGTGAACTTGCTGTCATGTATCCCGTCTCCGGTGGTTTCTATAC CTATGCCAACCGATTTGTTGATCCTTCTTGGGGTTTCGCCATGGGTTGGAACTATGTCATGCAATGGGCTTTCGTTCTTCCTCTTGAATTGACAGTTTGCGGCACAGTCATTCAATACTGGGCTCCGCATACTAGCGTGGCTATCTGGGTCAGC GTCTTCCTTGCTGTCATTATCCTCGTCAATATTTTCGGCACTCTTGGTTATGCCGAGGAAGAGTTCTGGGCTGCACTGCTTAAGCTCTCTGCCACCGTCATCTTCATGATCGTCGCTGTGATCCTTGTTTGCGGTGGAGGTCCTTCTGATGGACAGTACAGCACCTACCAGGGCGCCAAGCTTTGGTACGACCCAGGTGCTTTCCAGCACGGTTTCCGAGGCTTCTGCG GTGTGTTCGTCACTgcagccttctccttcagtGGAACAGAACTTGTCGGTCTCGCTGCTGCCGAAGCCAAGAACCCCGCCAAGGCTCTCCCCGGCGCCATCAAGCAGGTCTTCTGGCGAATCACTCTCTTCTACGTGGTTGGCCTTCTCCTCGTCGGTTTCCTCGTCAACTCTCAGGATCCCAGACTTCTGAACGCCAGCAACAACGAGCCTAGTGCCTCTCCCTTCGTCATCGCTGCCGCCAACGCTCATCTCAAGGGATATGATTCTTTCATGAACGTCATCATCCTTGTTTCTGTCTTGTCTATCGGTGTCTCTTGCGTCTACGGCGGTAGCCGAACTCTTGTTGCTCTCGCGCAACAGGGCTATGCTCCCAgattcttctctttcattGATAAGTCTGGTCGTCCTCTTCCTGCTGTTGtctccatcatcgccatcggtGCTCTTGGATACATCAGTGTCAGTGGTGATGGAAACACCGTCTTCGTTTGGCTTCAGGCTTTGTCCGGTCTGGCTGCTTTGTTTACCTGGGGCTCTATCTGCCTTTGCCATATCCGATTCCGACAAGCCTGGAAGTACCACGGTCACACTCTGGATGAGATCCCCTTCAAGCACGTCTTCGGAGTCTGGGGCTCTTGGCTTGGActcgtcctcatcgtcatcgttcTTATTGCGCAGTTCTACACTGCTATGACCAATATTGATGGATCACTCGGTACTGCCGAAGGCTTCTTCCAGTCATACCTGGCTCTGCCTGTTGTCATCCTCTTTTATGCTGTTGGATACATCTGGAAGCGAGAGGGATGGAGAAAGGTCAGCGAGATTGACCTTGATACCGGTCGTCGCGAGCATGATTGGGATACCATCAACGCTTATCGCGAGCAGCTTGCCAACGGCCCTGCTTGGAGACGTCTGTGGCATCATCTGTTCTAA